In Gossypium arboreum isolate Shixiya-1 chromosome 5, ASM2569848v2, whole genome shotgun sequence, a single genomic region encodes these proteins:
- the LOC108453371 gene encoding transcription factor TCP2-like, with protein sequence MEIDEIQTQQGSKFSRVGNGRSESSRMGQKGSDNHYPDDEEGREVMKRASANGGGGDALADTAAANRLRGWHHSSRIIRVSRASGGKDRHSKVWTSKGLRDRRVRLSVTTAIQFYDLQDRLGYDQPSKAIEWLIKEAADAIAELPSLNTSFPDTPKQLSDDGTEQGFDSAEVELDGDPNNYQQNQSQQHLSLSKSACSSTSETSKNSGLSLSRSENRVKARERARGRVAKEKGKEQETDIAHQQNVNPISQNSSFTELLTCGIGSVSNNHTSPSPTGSAHQNPRQWSATQMDYFTMGLLGPSSSRNQSSGFPGQMQQPQPILMPPFTVSGENNQKLQHFSFVPNTDHMIPVATAQPVLGSDYNLNFAISSGIAGFNRGTLQSNSPPFLPHHLQRFSSIDGSPPVENHHHH encoded by the coding sequence atggagatagatgAGATTCAGACACAACAAGGTTCTAAGTTCTCAAGAGTTGGTAATGGGAGAAGTGAGTCGAGCAGGATGGGTCAGAAAGGTAGTGACAACCACTACCCTGATGATGAAGAAGGTAGAGAGGTCATGAAAAGGGCTAGTGCAAATGGAGGTGGAGGTGATGCTCTAGCCGACACCGCTGCTGCTAATCGGCTTCGAGGCTGGCACCATTCTTCGAGAATTATTAGGGTTTCTCGAGCCTCAGGTGGGAAAGATCGGCACAGCAAGGTTTGGACTTCAAAAGGGTTGAGAGATAGGAGGGTAAGGTTATCTGTCACCACAGCTATACAGTTTTATGATCTACAAGACCGGTTGGGCTATGATCAGCCTAGTAAAGCAATAGAGTGGCTGATTAAAGAAGCTGCTGATGCAATTGCGGAGCTTCCTTCACTTAACACTTCATTTCCCGACACCCCAAAGCAATTGAGTGATGATGGAACTGAACAAGGGTTTGATTCGGCTGAAGTAGAATTAGATGGCGATCCGAATAATTACCAACAAAACCAAAGTCAGCAGCACCTTTCCTTGTCCAAATCAGCTTGCAGTAGCACGTCGGAGACTAGCAAGAACTCGGGTTTATCCCTTTCCAGGTCTGAGAACCGTGTAAAGGCCCGGGAACGGGCAAGGGGAAGAGTAGCAAAAGAAAAGGGGAAAGAGCAAGAGACTGACATTGCACATCAACAAAATGTGAACCCCATTTCTCAAAACTCTTCCTTCACTGAGTTACTTACCTGTGGCATTGGCAGTGTTAGCAACAATCACACTAGTCCTAGTCCTACAGGTTCAGCTCATCAAAACCCCAGGCAGTGGTCTGCCACTCAAATGGATTACTTTACAATGGGGCTCCTTGGACCTTCTTCTTCGAGAAACCAATCTTCAGGGTTTCCAGGACAAATGCAACAGCCACAACCGATACTGATGCCACCATTTACTGTGTCGGGTGAAAACAATCAAAAGTTGCAGCATTTTTCGTTTGTTCCCAACACGGACCATATGATCCCGGTGGCAACAGCACAACCGGTGCTAGGGAGTGACTACAACCTCAACTTCGCAATCTCTTCCGGCATTGCTGGTTTCAACAGGGGGACCCTTCAGTCCAATTCTCCTCCTTTTTTGCCTCATCACCTCCAGAGGTTTTCTTCTATAGACGGATCACCACCAGTGGAGAACCATCACCACCATTAG